A genomic window from Vigna radiata var. radiata cultivar VC1973A chromosome 2, Vradiata_ver6, whole genome shotgun sequence includes:
- the LOC106755955 gene encoding GPI inositol-deacylase isoform X1, producing MPGFRAKIRIGILIIVVVGICLAALYGLLKPISNGCIMTYMYPTYIPISSSESISPGKYGLYLYHEGWKKIDFKEHLKKLSGVPVLFIPGNGGSFKQVRSLAAESDRAYQNGPLERTFYHEATLRAEEGGGDINLSSFQLPSQYTSRLDWFAVDLEGEHSAMDGAILEAHTEYVVRAIHKILDQYKVSYDTRTREGAVVSGSLPKSVILVGHSMGGFVARAAVIHPHLRKSAVETVLTLSTPHQSPPVALQPSLGYYFARVNSKWREGYKVQTTNTGRYVSDPVLSNVVVVSISGAYNDYQVRSKLTSLDNIVPPTHGFMISSTAMKNVWLSMEHQAILWCNQLVVQVSHTLLSLIDSRTGQPFADSQKRLAVFARMLRSGISHYFDWMVQLPRYKQPINIPVHNTKDVTGSPLHRLIACPANVHWNDGGLDRDLYIQINEVTVLAMDGRRRWLDIQKLGLNGKSHFVLVTNLEPCSGIRLHLWPEKGKSATTLPLNDRVVEVTAKIMRIPSGPAPRQLEPGSQTEQAPPSAVFWLGPEDMHGFRFLTISVAPRPQSISGRPPPAASMAVGQFFNPEEGSQELSPWFMLQSSYSQKDLVLEEAHPLAVKLSFGISVGLLPVTLSLKTVSCGIRNSGLPEEEAGDIESSRLCKLRCFPPVALAWDDTSGLHIYPNLNSEIIVVDSSPAYWSSTQQSEKTIVLLLVDPHCSYKSSISISVSAAASRLLLLYSPKIVGFSVAVVFFALMRQAYSWDLDLRIPSMLTALESNLTLLSHLFPLAILPIFFSLFLSLLMSQPLPPFASFIGISLICYIFANGFIAIIILITHLVFFVAAVTHIFIKTRWQMWERNYSFLSLRWFVNHSSSVFSLKVVRVLRSNPVLVMALTAMILASLVHPSFGLLILLLYHFLCCHNALCSSFLTASCGSHEQITENLDCNSEDYSGSEKKNFKFDGSFKRTFPSEDNLSNSPDSSRSFGDAQLDLFHHRHGLLILHLVATMMFAPSVVAWFQRLALGESLPWFLDAVLCIGVILHGICNSKPEFNSFFVSFAGIPIRNVRLYFIYLIAGYWSYFSGLTLSPYRVFYAMSAVGAISFGLRMWRSWNGEKREVTYSSRKHSHRH from the exons ATGCCAGGTTTTAGAGCAAAAATTAGGATTGGAATTTTGATTATTGTGGTAGTAGGGATTTGTCTCGCTGCTTTATATGGTTTGTTGAAGCCTATTTCGAATGGATGTATAATGACCTACATGTATCCGACTTATATTCCCATTTCATCTTCGGAGAGCATTTCTCCTGGGAAGTATGGCTTGTACTTGTACCACGAGGGATGGAAAAAGATAGATTTTAAGGAGCATCTTAAAAAGCTTAGTGGTGTGCCCGTGCTTTTCATCCCAGGCAATGGTGGCAGCTTCAAACAG GTGCGGTCTTTGGCAGCCGAATCTGATAGGGCATACCAGAATGGTCCCCTAGAGCGTACATTCTACCACGAGGCAACCCTAAGAGCTGAAGAAGGAGGTGGAGATATAAATTTATCTAGTTTTCAATTACCCAGCCAGTATACCAGCAGGCTGGACTGGTTTGCTGTTGATCTTGAAGGTGAACATTCTGCCATGGATGGTGCCATTCTTGAAGCGCACACTGAATATGTTGTACGTGCTATACATAAG ATTTTGGACCAATATAAAGTGTCTTATGATACCCGAACAAGAGAAGGTGCTGTGGTTTCTGGGAGTTTGCCAAAAAGTGTAATATTGGTTGGTCATTCCATGGGAGGTTTTGTTGCTAGGGCGGCTGTTATCCACCCTCATCTTAGGAAATCAGCTGTTGAAACTGTTCTTACACTTTCAACCCCACATCa ATCACCTCCTGTGGCATTGCAGCCTTCGTTGGGTTATTACTTTGCACGTGTAAATTCCAAATGGAGAGAAGGATATAAGGTTCAAACCACTAACACAGGGCGTTATGTGTCTGATCCAGTACTCTCTAATGTTGTAGTTGTATCTATTTCTGGTGCCTACAACGATTACCAG gtacGGTCAAAATTAACATCACTTGACAATATTGTGCCCCCAACCCATGGCTTCATGATCAGTAGTACAGCCATGAAAAATGTGTGGTTGTCTATGGAGCATCAAGCTATCTTATGGTGTAATCAATTGGTTGTCCAA GTATCGCACACGCTTCTTAGTTTGATAGATTCCCGAACAGGCCAACCATTTGCAGATAGTCAAAAGAGACTTGCAGTTTTTGCAAGAATGCTGCGTAGTGGAATATCACACTATTTTGACTGGATGGTGCAGTTACCCCGTTATAAACAACCAATAAACATTCCTGTTCATAATACAAAAGATGTCACTG GATCTCCACTACATAGGCTGATTGCTTGTCCTGCCAATGTTCATTGGAATGATGGGGGCCTTGATAGAGACCTATACATTCAGATAAATGAGGTGACTGTATTAGCAATGGATGGTCGCAGGCGGTGGTTGGACATACAAAAATTG GGTTTAAATGGAAAAAGTCATTTTGTACTTGTGACCAATCTAGAGCCTTGTTCTGGAATTAGACTTCATTTGTGGCCGGAAAAGGGGAAATCTGCTACTACTTTACCTCTCAATGATAGGGTTGTTGAAGTAACAGCAAAGATTATGCGCATTCCCTCAGGTCCAGCACCACGTCAG CTTGAACCTGGTAGTCAGACTGAGCAAGCTCCTCCATCTGCTGTATTTTGGTTGGGTCCAGAAGATATGCATGGCTTCAGATTTCTTACCATATCAGTTGCACCTCGTCCG CAGAGTATTTCAGGAAGACCACCGCCAGCAGCATCCATGGCAGTTGGACAGTTCTTTAATCCGGAGGAGGGCAGTCAAGAATTATCTCCATGGTTTATGCTTCAATCTTCCTATTCTCAAAAG GATTTGGTTTTGGAGGAAGCTCATCCGCTAGCCGTCAAATTATCATTTGGCATTAGTGTGGGCCTTCTACCTGTTACTCTGTCTTTGAAAACTGTCAGCTGTGGAATCAGAAACTCTGGACTTCCAGAAGAGGAAGCTGGAGATATTGAAAGTAGTA GGCTCTGCAAATTGCGCTGTTTCCCACCTGTTGCACTTGCGTGGGATGATACATCTGGTCTTCATATATATCCAAATCTGAATAGTGAGATAATTGTTGTTGATTCCTCCCCAGCATATTGGAGTTCAACCCAGCAATCTGAAAAAACCATTGTTCTTTTGCTG GTTGACCCACATTGTTCTTATAAGAGTAGCATTTCAATTTCTGTCAGTGCTGCTGCAAGTAGGCTTCTACTATTGTATAGTCCAAAG ATAGTTGGTTTCTCTGTTGCTGTTGTTTTCTTTGCTCTAATGCGGCAAGCATATTCATGGGATCTTGATCTGAGGATACCATCTATGCTGACTGCTTTGGAATCAAATTTGACACTATTATCACATTTGTTTCCCCTAGCCATTCTacccattttcttttccttattccTTTCGCTGCTGATGTCTCAGCCACTTCCTCCATTTGCTAGCTTCATTGGCATCTCTCTTATTTGTTATATCTTTGCCAACGGATTCATAGCCATTATAATTCTGATTACTCACTTGGTATTCTTTGTGGCTGCTGTTACACACATCTTCATCAAGACAAG GTGGCAAATGTGGGAACGGAATTATAGCTTTTTGTCTCTTCGTTGGTTTGTTAATCATTCGTCTAGCGTCTTTTCTCTGAAG GTGGTTAGGGTTCTAAGATCTAATCCAGTACTTGTTATGGCACTTACTGCAATGATCTTGGCAAGCTTGGTTCATCCATCTTTTGGTCTCCTCATACTTCTGCTCTATCACTTTCTCTGTTGTCACAATGCATTATGCAG CAGTTTCCTGACAGCATCTTGTGGCAGCCATGAACAAATTACTGAAAATTTGGATTGTAACAGTGAAGATTATTCGGGGTCTGAaaagaagaatttcaaatttgatgGTAGTTTTAAGCGGACATTCCCTTCAGAAGACAACTTGTCCAACAGTCCTGATTCATCAAGAAGTTTTGGTGACGCACAACTAGATTTATTTCACCATCGCCATGGCTTGTTGATATTGCATCTTGTTGCAACGATGATGTTTGCTCCATCCGTTGTTGCTTGGTTCCAG AGACTAGCATTGGGTGAGAGCCTCCCATGGTTCCTGGATGCAGTGCTTTGCATCGGCGTCATACTTCATGGCATCTGCAACTCGAAGCCCGAGTTCAATTCCTTCTTCGTGTCCTTTGCTGGGATCCCCATCCGAAACGTTAGACTCTATTTCATCTACCTTATAGCTGGATACTGGTCCTATTTTTCTGGCCTTACTCTGTCTCCGTATAGAGTGTTTTATGCTATGAGTGCTGTGGGAGCCATTTCCTTCGGTTTAAGAATGTGGCGTAGCTGGAACGGCGAAAAGAGAGAGGTTACTTATAGCAGCCGGAAGCATTCTCACAGGCACTGA
- the LOC106755955 gene encoding GPI inositol-deacylase isoform X3 produces the protein MPGFRAKIRIGILIIVVVGICLAALYGLLKPISNGCIMTYMYPTYIPISSSESISPGKYGLYLYHEGWKKIDFKEHLKKLSGVPVLFIPGNGGSFKQVRSLAAESDRAYQNGPLERTFYHEATLRAEEGGGDINLSSFQLPSQYTSRLDWFAVDLEGEHSAMDGAILEAHTEYVVRAIHKILDQYKVSYDTRTREGAVVSGSLPKSVILVGHSMGGFVARAAVIHPHLRKSAVETVLTLSTPHQSPPVALQPSLGYYFARVNSKWREGYKVQTTNTGRYVSDPVLSNVVVVSISGAYNDYQVRSKLTSLDNIVPPTHGFMISSTAMKNVWLSMEHQAILWCNQLVVQVSHTLLSLIDSRTGQPFADSQKRLAVFARMLRSGISHYFDWMVQLPRYKQPINIPVHNTKDVTGSPLHRLIACPANVHWNDGGLDRDLYIQINEVTVLAMDGRRRWLDIQKLGLNGKSHFVLVTNLEPCSGIRLHLWPEKGKSATTLPLNDRVVEVTAKIMRIPSGPAPRQLEPGSQTEQAPPSAVFWLGPEDMHGFRFLTISVAPRPQSISGRPPPAASMAVGQFFNPEEGSQELSPWFMLQSSYSQKDLVLEEAHPLAVKLSFGISVGLLPVTLSLKTVSCGIRNSGLPEEEAGDIESSRLCKLRCFPPVALAWDDTSGLHIYPNLNSEIIVVDSSPAYWSSTQQSEKTIVLLLVDPHCSYKSSISISVSAAASRLLLLYSPKIVGFSVAVVFFALMRQAYSWDLDLRIPSMLTALESNLTLLSHLFPLAILPIFFSLFLSLLMSQPLPPFASFIGISLICYIFANGFIAIIILITHLVFFVAAVTHIFIKTRWQMWERNYSFLSLRWFVNHSSSVFSLKVVRVLRSNPVLVMALTAMILASLVHPSFGLLILLLYHFLCCHNALCSFLTASCGSHEQITENLDCNSEDYSGSEKKNFKFDGSFKRTFPSEDNLSNSPDSSRSFGDAQLDLFHHRHGLLILHLVATMMFAPSVVAWFQRLALGESLPWFLDAVLCIGVILHGICNSKPEFNSFFVSFAGIPIRNVRLYFIYLIAGYWSYFSGLTLSPYRVFYAMSAVGAISFGLRMWRSWNGEKREVTYSSRKHSHRH, from the exons ATGCCAGGTTTTAGAGCAAAAATTAGGATTGGAATTTTGATTATTGTGGTAGTAGGGATTTGTCTCGCTGCTTTATATGGTTTGTTGAAGCCTATTTCGAATGGATGTATAATGACCTACATGTATCCGACTTATATTCCCATTTCATCTTCGGAGAGCATTTCTCCTGGGAAGTATGGCTTGTACTTGTACCACGAGGGATGGAAAAAGATAGATTTTAAGGAGCATCTTAAAAAGCTTAGTGGTGTGCCCGTGCTTTTCATCCCAGGCAATGGTGGCAGCTTCAAACAG GTGCGGTCTTTGGCAGCCGAATCTGATAGGGCATACCAGAATGGTCCCCTAGAGCGTACATTCTACCACGAGGCAACCCTAAGAGCTGAAGAAGGAGGTGGAGATATAAATTTATCTAGTTTTCAATTACCCAGCCAGTATACCAGCAGGCTGGACTGGTTTGCTGTTGATCTTGAAGGTGAACATTCTGCCATGGATGGTGCCATTCTTGAAGCGCACACTGAATATGTTGTACGTGCTATACATAAG ATTTTGGACCAATATAAAGTGTCTTATGATACCCGAACAAGAGAAGGTGCTGTGGTTTCTGGGAGTTTGCCAAAAAGTGTAATATTGGTTGGTCATTCCATGGGAGGTTTTGTTGCTAGGGCGGCTGTTATCCACCCTCATCTTAGGAAATCAGCTGTTGAAACTGTTCTTACACTTTCAACCCCACATCa ATCACCTCCTGTGGCATTGCAGCCTTCGTTGGGTTATTACTTTGCACGTGTAAATTCCAAATGGAGAGAAGGATATAAGGTTCAAACCACTAACACAGGGCGTTATGTGTCTGATCCAGTACTCTCTAATGTTGTAGTTGTATCTATTTCTGGTGCCTACAACGATTACCAG gtacGGTCAAAATTAACATCACTTGACAATATTGTGCCCCCAACCCATGGCTTCATGATCAGTAGTACAGCCATGAAAAATGTGTGGTTGTCTATGGAGCATCAAGCTATCTTATGGTGTAATCAATTGGTTGTCCAA GTATCGCACACGCTTCTTAGTTTGATAGATTCCCGAACAGGCCAACCATTTGCAGATAGTCAAAAGAGACTTGCAGTTTTTGCAAGAATGCTGCGTAGTGGAATATCACACTATTTTGACTGGATGGTGCAGTTACCCCGTTATAAACAACCAATAAACATTCCTGTTCATAATACAAAAGATGTCACTG GATCTCCACTACATAGGCTGATTGCTTGTCCTGCCAATGTTCATTGGAATGATGGGGGCCTTGATAGAGACCTATACATTCAGATAAATGAGGTGACTGTATTAGCAATGGATGGTCGCAGGCGGTGGTTGGACATACAAAAATTG GGTTTAAATGGAAAAAGTCATTTTGTACTTGTGACCAATCTAGAGCCTTGTTCTGGAATTAGACTTCATTTGTGGCCGGAAAAGGGGAAATCTGCTACTACTTTACCTCTCAATGATAGGGTTGTTGAAGTAACAGCAAAGATTATGCGCATTCCCTCAGGTCCAGCACCACGTCAG CTTGAACCTGGTAGTCAGACTGAGCAAGCTCCTCCATCTGCTGTATTTTGGTTGGGTCCAGAAGATATGCATGGCTTCAGATTTCTTACCATATCAGTTGCACCTCGTCCG CAGAGTATTTCAGGAAGACCACCGCCAGCAGCATCCATGGCAGTTGGACAGTTCTTTAATCCGGAGGAGGGCAGTCAAGAATTATCTCCATGGTTTATGCTTCAATCTTCCTATTCTCAAAAG GATTTGGTTTTGGAGGAAGCTCATCCGCTAGCCGTCAAATTATCATTTGGCATTAGTGTGGGCCTTCTACCTGTTACTCTGTCTTTGAAAACTGTCAGCTGTGGAATCAGAAACTCTGGACTTCCAGAAGAGGAAGCTGGAGATATTGAAAGTAGTA GGCTCTGCAAATTGCGCTGTTTCCCACCTGTTGCACTTGCGTGGGATGATACATCTGGTCTTCATATATATCCAAATCTGAATAGTGAGATAATTGTTGTTGATTCCTCCCCAGCATATTGGAGTTCAACCCAGCAATCTGAAAAAACCATTGTTCTTTTGCTG GTTGACCCACATTGTTCTTATAAGAGTAGCATTTCAATTTCTGTCAGTGCTGCTGCAAGTAGGCTTCTACTATTGTATAGTCCAAAG ATAGTTGGTTTCTCTGTTGCTGTTGTTTTCTTTGCTCTAATGCGGCAAGCATATTCATGGGATCTTGATCTGAGGATACCATCTATGCTGACTGCTTTGGAATCAAATTTGACACTATTATCACATTTGTTTCCCCTAGCCATTCTacccattttcttttccttattccTTTCGCTGCTGATGTCTCAGCCACTTCCTCCATTTGCTAGCTTCATTGGCATCTCTCTTATTTGTTATATCTTTGCCAACGGATTCATAGCCATTATAATTCTGATTACTCACTTGGTATTCTTTGTGGCTGCTGTTACACACATCTTCATCAAGACAAG GTGGCAAATGTGGGAACGGAATTATAGCTTTTTGTCTCTTCGTTGGTTTGTTAATCATTCGTCTAGCGTCTTTTCTCTGAAG GTGGTTAGGGTTCTAAGATCTAATCCAGTACTTGTTATGGCACTTACTGCAATGATCTTGGCAAGCTTGGTTCATCCATCTTTTGGTCTCCTCATACTTCTGCTCTATCACTTTCTCTGTTGTCACAATGCATTATGCAG TTTCCTGACAGCATCTTGTGGCAGCCATGAACAAATTACTGAAAATTTGGATTGTAACAGTGAAGATTATTCGGGGTCTGAaaagaagaatttcaaatttgatgGTAGTTTTAAGCGGACATTCCCTTCAGAAGACAACTTGTCCAACAGTCCTGATTCATCAAGAAGTTTTGGTGACGCACAACTAGATTTATTTCACCATCGCCATGGCTTGTTGATATTGCATCTTGTTGCAACGATGATGTTTGCTCCATCCGTTGTTGCTTGGTTCCAG AGACTAGCATTGGGTGAGAGCCTCCCATGGTTCCTGGATGCAGTGCTTTGCATCGGCGTCATACTTCATGGCATCTGCAACTCGAAGCCCGAGTTCAATTCCTTCTTCGTGTCCTTTGCTGGGATCCCCATCCGAAACGTTAGACTCTATTTCATCTACCTTATAGCTGGATACTGGTCCTATTTTTCTGGCCTTACTCTGTCTCCGTATAGAGTGTTTTATGCTATGAGTGCTGTGGGAGCCATTTCCTTCGGTTTAAGAATGTGGCGTAGCTGGAACGGCGAAAAGAGAGAGGTTACTTATAGCAGCCGGAAGCATTCTCACAGGCACTGA
- the LOC106755955 gene encoding GPI inositol-deacylase isoform X2 gives MPGFRAKIRIGILIIVVVGICLAALYGLLKPISNGCIMTYMYPTYIPISSSESISPGKYGLYLYHEGWKKIDFKEHLKKLSGVPVLFIPGNGGSFKQVRSLAAESDRAYQNGPLERTFYHEATLRAEEGGGDINLSSFQLPSQYTSRLDWFAVDLEGEHSAMDGAILEAHTEYVVRAIHKILDQYKVSYDTRTREGAVVSGSLPKSVILVGHSMGGFVARAAVIHPHLRKSAVETVLTLSTPHQSPPVALQPSLGYYFARVNSKWREGYKVQTTNTGRYVSDPVLSNVVVVSISGAYNDYQVRSKLTSLDNIVPPTHGFMISSTAMKNVWLSMEHQAILWCNQLVVQVSHTLLSLIDSRTGQPFADSQKRLAVFARMLRSGISHYFDWMVQLPRYKQPINIPVHNTKDVTGSPLHRLIACPANVHWNDGGLDRDLYIQINEVTVLAMDGRRRWLDIQKLGLNGKSHFVLVTNLEPCSGIRLHLWPEKGKSATTLPLNDRVVEVTAKIMRIPSGPAPRQLEPGSQTEQAPPSAVFWLGPEDMHGFRFLTISVAPRPSISGRPPPAASMAVGQFFNPEEGSQELSPWFMLQSSYSQKDLVLEEAHPLAVKLSFGISVGLLPVTLSLKTVSCGIRNSGLPEEEAGDIESSRLCKLRCFPPVALAWDDTSGLHIYPNLNSEIIVVDSSPAYWSSTQQSEKTIVLLLVDPHCSYKSSISISVSAAASRLLLLYSPKIVGFSVAVVFFALMRQAYSWDLDLRIPSMLTALESNLTLLSHLFPLAILPIFFSLFLSLLMSQPLPPFASFIGISLICYIFANGFIAIIILITHLVFFVAAVTHIFIKTRWQMWERNYSFLSLRWFVNHSSSVFSLKVVRVLRSNPVLVMALTAMILASLVHPSFGLLILLLYHFLCCHNALCSSFLTASCGSHEQITENLDCNSEDYSGSEKKNFKFDGSFKRTFPSEDNLSNSPDSSRSFGDAQLDLFHHRHGLLILHLVATMMFAPSVVAWFQRLALGESLPWFLDAVLCIGVILHGICNSKPEFNSFFVSFAGIPIRNVRLYFIYLIAGYWSYFSGLTLSPYRVFYAMSAVGAISFGLRMWRSWNGEKREVTYSSRKHSHRH, from the exons ATGCCAGGTTTTAGAGCAAAAATTAGGATTGGAATTTTGATTATTGTGGTAGTAGGGATTTGTCTCGCTGCTTTATATGGTTTGTTGAAGCCTATTTCGAATGGATGTATAATGACCTACATGTATCCGACTTATATTCCCATTTCATCTTCGGAGAGCATTTCTCCTGGGAAGTATGGCTTGTACTTGTACCACGAGGGATGGAAAAAGATAGATTTTAAGGAGCATCTTAAAAAGCTTAGTGGTGTGCCCGTGCTTTTCATCCCAGGCAATGGTGGCAGCTTCAAACAG GTGCGGTCTTTGGCAGCCGAATCTGATAGGGCATACCAGAATGGTCCCCTAGAGCGTACATTCTACCACGAGGCAACCCTAAGAGCTGAAGAAGGAGGTGGAGATATAAATTTATCTAGTTTTCAATTACCCAGCCAGTATACCAGCAGGCTGGACTGGTTTGCTGTTGATCTTGAAGGTGAACATTCTGCCATGGATGGTGCCATTCTTGAAGCGCACACTGAATATGTTGTACGTGCTATACATAAG ATTTTGGACCAATATAAAGTGTCTTATGATACCCGAACAAGAGAAGGTGCTGTGGTTTCTGGGAGTTTGCCAAAAAGTGTAATATTGGTTGGTCATTCCATGGGAGGTTTTGTTGCTAGGGCGGCTGTTATCCACCCTCATCTTAGGAAATCAGCTGTTGAAACTGTTCTTACACTTTCAACCCCACATCa ATCACCTCCTGTGGCATTGCAGCCTTCGTTGGGTTATTACTTTGCACGTGTAAATTCCAAATGGAGAGAAGGATATAAGGTTCAAACCACTAACACAGGGCGTTATGTGTCTGATCCAGTACTCTCTAATGTTGTAGTTGTATCTATTTCTGGTGCCTACAACGATTACCAG gtacGGTCAAAATTAACATCACTTGACAATATTGTGCCCCCAACCCATGGCTTCATGATCAGTAGTACAGCCATGAAAAATGTGTGGTTGTCTATGGAGCATCAAGCTATCTTATGGTGTAATCAATTGGTTGTCCAA GTATCGCACACGCTTCTTAGTTTGATAGATTCCCGAACAGGCCAACCATTTGCAGATAGTCAAAAGAGACTTGCAGTTTTTGCAAGAATGCTGCGTAGTGGAATATCACACTATTTTGACTGGATGGTGCAGTTACCCCGTTATAAACAACCAATAAACATTCCTGTTCATAATACAAAAGATGTCACTG GATCTCCACTACATAGGCTGATTGCTTGTCCTGCCAATGTTCATTGGAATGATGGGGGCCTTGATAGAGACCTATACATTCAGATAAATGAGGTGACTGTATTAGCAATGGATGGTCGCAGGCGGTGGTTGGACATACAAAAATTG GGTTTAAATGGAAAAAGTCATTTTGTACTTGTGACCAATCTAGAGCCTTGTTCTGGAATTAGACTTCATTTGTGGCCGGAAAAGGGGAAATCTGCTACTACTTTACCTCTCAATGATAGGGTTGTTGAAGTAACAGCAAAGATTATGCGCATTCCCTCAGGTCCAGCACCACGTCAG CTTGAACCTGGTAGTCAGACTGAGCAAGCTCCTCCATCTGCTGTATTTTGGTTGGGTCCAGAAGATATGCATGGCTTCAGATTTCTTACCATATCAGTTGCACCTCGTCCG AGTATTTCAGGAAGACCACCGCCAGCAGCATCCATGGCAGTTGGACAGTTCTTTAATCCGGAGGAGGGCAGTCAAGAATTATCTCCATGGTTTATGCTTCAATCTTCCTATTCTCAAAAG GATTTGGTTTTGGAGGAAGCTCATCCGCTAGCCGTCAAATTATCATTTGGCATTAGTGTGGGCCTTCTACCTGTTACTCTGTCTTTGAAAACTGTCAGCTGTGGAATCAGAAACTCTGGACTTCCAGAAGAGGAAGCTGGAGATATTGAAAGTAGTA GGCTCTGCAAATTGCGCTGTTTCCCACCTGTTGCACTTGCGTGGGATGATACATCTGGTCTTCATATATATCCAAATCTGAATAGTGAGATAATTGTTGTTGATTCCTCCCCAGCATATTGGAGTTCAACCCAGCAATCTGAAAAAACCATTGTTCTTTTGCTG GTTGACCCACATTGTTCTTATAAGAGTAGCATTTCAATTTCTGTCAGTGCTGCTGCAAGTAGGCTTCTACTATTGTATAGTCCAAAG ATAGTTGGTTTCTCTGTTGCTGTTGTTTTCTTTGCTCTAATGCGGCAAGCATATTCATGGGATCTTGATCTGAGGATACCATCTATGCTGACTGCTTTGGAATCAAATTTGACACTATTATCACATTTGTTTCCCCTAGCCATTCTacccattttcttttccttattccTTTCGCTGCTGATGTCTCAGCCACTTCCTCCATTTGCTAGCTTCATTGGCATCTCTCTTATTTGTTATATCTTTGCCAACGGATTCATAGCCATTATAATTCTGATTACTCACTTGGTATTCTTTGTGGCTGCTGTTACACACATCTTCATCAAGACAAG GTGGCAAATGTGGGAACGGAATTATAGCTTTTTGTCTCTTCGTTGGTTTGTTAATCATTCGTCTAGCGTCTTTTCTCTGAAG GTGGTTAGGGTTCTAAGATCTAATCCAGTACTTGTTATGGCACTTACTGCAATGATCTTGGCAAGCTTGGTTCATCCATCTTTTGGTCTCCTCATACTTCTGCTCTATCACTTTCTCTGTTGTCACAATGCATTATGCAG CAGTTTCCTGACAGCATCTTGTGGCAGCCATGAACAAATTACTGAAAATTTGGATTGTAACAGTGAAGATTATTCGGGGTCTGAaaagaagaatttcaaatttgatgGTAGTTTTAAGCGGACATTCCCTTCAGAAGACAACTTGTCCAACAGTCCTGATTCATCAAGAAGTTTTGGTGACGCACAACTAGATTTATTTCACCATCGCCATGGCTTGTTGATATTGCATCTTGTTGCAACGATGATGTTTGCTCCATCCGTTGTTGCTTGGTTCCAG AGACTAGCATTGGGTGAGAGCCTCCCATGGTTCCTGGATGCAGTGCTTTGCATCGGCGTCATACTTCATGGCATCTGCAACTCGAAGCCCGAGTTCAATTCCTTCTTCGTGTCCTTTGCTGGGATCCCCATCCGAAACGTTAGACTCTATTTCATCTACCTTATAGCTGGATACTGGTCCTATTTTTCTGGCCTTACTCTGTCTCCGTATAGAGTGTTTTATGCTATGAGTGCTGTGGGAGCCATTTCCTTCGGTTTAAGAATGTGGCGTAGCTGGAACGGCGAAAAGAGAGAGGTTACTTATAGCAGCCGGAAGCATTCTCACAGGCACTGA